The DNA window CATCTGTCATCAAGCCCCGCGCCCTCAATGAGGTCGATTTCAGGGGCTGCTGCCGAGCGGAACCCGGAGAAGGGCTCCGCCCGAGACCAAGCATCCCCGGcaggccgcccccgcccccgcgcaCCTCGGTGCTCGTTCTGCAGCCGCAGGCGCTGGTTGTACAGGCTCTTCTCGGTGAGGTGCTGGATCTCCAGCAGCCCCTGGACGATCTCGAACACGGTGCCGTCGAGCAGCGCCAGGGCCAGGTCGCTGAGCGTGGTGTAGGACAGGCGCTGCTGGAAGGAGCTGCGGGCGGAGCGCGGTGAGCCCGCGGCCCGCCCGCCCGGCCCCCCGGCCCGCCCGCCCCAGCGGCCGCGCACCTGGGCAGCTCCTTGACCAGGCCCTGCAGCGCCGACAGCAACTGGTAGTGCCGCTCCTGCTGCCGGGCCCCGTCTGCCGCCTCCTCCAAAGCGCCCGAGCAGCGTTCCATGGCGCCCGCGCCGCCGGCCGCCGCGCAAACGTCGCGGTCCTGTCACGTCAGAGCGCAGCGCGGCGCGC is part of the Bubalus kerabau isolate K-KA32 ecotype Philippines breed swamp buffalo chromosome 16, PCC_UOA_SB_1v2, whole genome shotgun sequence genome and encodes:
- the LOC129629941 gene encoding protein DGCR6 isoform X2 produces the protein MERCSGALEEAADGARQQERHYQLLSALQGLVKELPSSFQQRLSYTTLSDLALALLDGTVFEIVQGLLEIQHLTEKSLYNQRLRLQNEHRVLRQALRQKHQEAQQACRPHNLPVLQAAQQRELEAVEHRIREEQRAMDQKIVLELDRKVADQQSTLEKAGVAGFYVTTNPQG